A genomic segment from Malus domestica chromosome 05, GDT2T_hap1 encodes:
- the LOC139196614 gene encoding uncharacterized protein, whose product MEKVSKKTGTSTHKRKAPVLVPSEDILPHKKIHKFRGEPSVRPKSQDGVLKGPAFRKTGVEAVENAAAVVAGEGSRLLPHPLTMEHTVQESDPGSRHEGKGKERAGSVPWKDLRVATRPKDFGDINNCLAGRRFAFDELGEPLAKDESDCDRMLKLSSYVMAEYHDRLQEVERYKAKLKENKQLVDEARRNKGLLTQTLQLKDETMESLKRRNGENLRLKKLFEATKKQLEVATLEVSKVRGELDGALVEISELEKSIPTEREAAVQEYLSSSTFHLAIKPYCAQEARFEKKKWMAVLDRYDDGSILRKYHEDIDEHHRKGETFVLAVDPSSEDESDNEGNADVQTQHGEEDLGDAEDDGRTRSDTARGSASDENE is encoded by the exons a tggagaaggtaagcaagaaaacagggactagcacccataaaaggaaagcaccagtgttagttccttcggaagacatcctaccgcataagaaaattcataagttccgaggggaaccatccgttagacctaagtcccaagatggggtccttaaggggcctgcctttaggaagactggagtcgaggccgttgaaaatgctgctgccgtagttgcaggagaagggagccgactgttgcctcatcctcttactatggagcacactgtccaggaaagtgatcctggttcccgccatgaggggaaaggcaaggaaagagctggcagtgtcccgtggaaggacttgagggttgccacgcggccaaaggattttggggatatcaacaattgcttggcagggcgtcgattcgccttcgatgagctcggagagcccttagctaaggatgaatcggattgtgaccggatgttgaagctgtcttcatat gtcatggccgagtatcacgacagactgcaagaggttgagcggtacaaggcaaaactgaaggagaataagcagcttgtggacgAGGCCCGAAGGAATAAGGGACTTTTGACTCAGACCCTCCAACTGAAGGACGAaaccatggagagcttgaaaaggcgaaatggtgagaacctaaggcttaagaaattgtttgaggcaactaaaaaacagttggaggtggctaccttggaggtatccaaggttaggggagaattggatggtgccttagttgagatttctgaactggagaagagcattccaactgaaagggaggctgctgtgcaagaatacttaagttcttcgacctttcatcttgctattaaaccctactgtgctcaagaagctcgctttgaaaaaaagaaatggatggccgtccttgatcgttatgatgatgggagcattcttcgaaaataccacGAAGATATAGATGAGCACCATCGAAAGGGCGAGACATTTGTCCTTGCTGTTGATCCTAGCAGCGAAGATGAGTCTGATAATGAAGGTAATGCTGATGTACAGACTCAGCATGGTGAAGAGGATCTTGGGGATGCAGAGGATGATGGTAGGACGCGGAGTGATACTGCCAGGGGTTCGGCTTCAGATGAGAATGAATAG